The Miscanthus floridulus cultivar M001 chromosome 17, ASM1932011v1, whole genome shotgun sequence genome has a window encoding:
- the LOC136514860 gene encoding uncharacterized protein: protein MASQRSGSLLAALAFAICTLVPCCSSSKEAMELFERACHCFDDPNIYSQCAEEFRMNVEGAFHVQRNEVDEYCGGPCLEETQLALQCVEEVAAQSFKFSNGASVLAVKQALGTGCSYGPDRGTFEIRERKECVGGADESYYHKSRDHEQEKPVGGRYYGEGNQQPYDEQGAGYGEGEEYCYGYGAAGRLGERSGYLQMMILLLVASAPLILTL, encoded by the exons ATGGCCTCTCAAAGAAGTGGTAGCTTGTTAGCCGCCCTAGCATTTGCCATTTGCACACTAGTCCCATGCTGCTCATCCA GCAAAGAAGCCATGGAATTGTTCGAGAGAGCGTGCCATTGCTTCGATGACCCCAAT ATCTACAGCCAGTGCGCGGAGGAGTTCAGGATGAACGTGGAGGGCGCGTTCCACGTGCAGCGGAACGAGGTGGACGAGTACTGCGGCGGGCCGTGCCTGGAGGAGACGCAGCTGGCGCTGCAGTGCGTGGAGGAAGTGGCCGCCCAGAGCTTCAAGTTCTCCAACGGCGCGTCGGTGCTGGCGGTGAAGCAGGCGCTCGGCACGGGATGCAGCTACGGCCCCGACAGAG GAACCTTTGAGATCAGGGAGCGCAAAGAATGCGTCGGCGGCGCCGACGAGTCCTACTACCACAAGTCTCGCGACCACGAGCAGGAGAAGCCAGTCGGCGGCCGGTACTACGGCGAGGGCAACCAGCAGCCGTATGATGAGCAGGGCGCCGGATATGGCGAGGGCGAGGAGTACTGCTACGGGTACGGGGCCGCTGGCAGGCTAGGAGAGCGCAGCGGCTACCTGCAGATGATGATCCTACTGCTCGTTGCCTCTGCACCACTGATCCTCACGCTCTAA